GACTGAAGCTCATAGGCGAAAGCAAAGAGCTGAATCGCCCAGAGATCTTCCGCACCCTGCTCGACAAACTGTACAAGAAGGAGTGGGTTGTCTATGCCAAAGAGCCGTTTGGTGGTCCGCGACAGGTACTTGCCTACTTGGGTCGCTACACTCACCGTGTGGCGATCTCGAATAATCGGTTGGTGAGTATATCCGATGGCAAGGTTACATTCCGGTGGCGGGATTACCGGGATGCCAGCGCCGAGAAACTCATGACGCTGGATGCCGGAGAGTTCATCCGACGGTTCCTCTTGCATGTGCTGCCGCAGGGACTGTGCAAGATCCGCTACTACGGCATCATCAGCAACCGGAACCGGAAGATGATGCTCGCACGCTGCAGGAAGCTTCTTGGTGTTCCCCCGGTACAGGAGAACACATCTGCACCACAGGTGCAATGGCAGGAGCTGTTACTGGAGTTGACGGGCATCGATGTCCGGCTCTGCCCTGAATGTCAAACGGGCCAGATGATAAGGCGACGCATACTGCACCCCCTGAGCACACACGCTCCGTAATAGTTGCTGGGTGCATCCCGCCTTGGGCGGGACTCTTGTGGCAGAATGTGGGGACGGCGAAGTCCGATCCGAAGGATCACTTCGTGAAGGACTCCTTTGGAGGAGTGTGTCTCCACCGATTGACAACTCAACTCGTTGAGCAGTATCTCAAGTGAGAAAACGAACAAGAGAGTGCGTGAAAGCTTCAAAAGGCAGAATACGACAGATCATTACGCCGAACGAAGCATCCGTCCGGGGTACAAACAAGAGGCATGCAGAGAATCGCA
This genomic stretch from Candidatus Eisenbacteria bacterium harbors:
- a CDS encoding transposase; the protein is QSVAETLLTLARDPKHLGAHIGVLAVLHTWGQNLMDHPHIHCIVPGGGLSADGTRWIASRTHFFLPVKVLSRLFRGKMLDQLKGAYKANRLKLIGESKELNRPEIFRTLLDKLYKKEWVVYAKEPFGGPRQVLAYLGRYTHRVAISNNRLVSISDGKVTFRWRDYRDASAEKLMTLDAGEFIRRFLLHVLPQGLCKIRYYGIISNRNRKMMLARCRKLLGVPPVQENTSAPQVQWQELLLELTGIDVRLCPECQTGQMIRRRILHPLSTHAP